In Alkalimarinus alittae, the DNA window TGGCTTTCATCCTTTTAATCTAGGCAAGTTGGCGCAACGATTACCCCTTCTACGCCCCTGCACACCAAAAGGTATCATGACACTTCTTGAAAGCACTGGCGAAGCCATTAGAGGGAAAGATGCCATCATAGTAGGCGCGTCTAATATTGTTGGTCGCCCGATGGGACTAGAGTTATTGCTTGCAGGCTGCACAGTAACAACAACCCACCGCTTTACCCAAAACCTAGACCAAAAAGTGGCTTTGGCGGATATCGTCGTTGTCGCCGTAGGCAAACCAGGCATCGTCAAAGGTGAATGGATAAAACCCGGTGCAATTGTCATAGATGTAGGCATTAACCGACTTGATACCGGAAAGCTCGTAGGTGATATTGAATTTGACTCAGCTAAAGAAAGAGCCGGATGGATTACCCCTGTTCCCGGTGGCGTTGGCCCAATGACAGTTGCAACACTTATGGAAAACACACTTTACGCAGCGGATAAACTACATTCATAAAAATCACTCTACGTAAAATCAACAGCTATAAAAAAAGCGCCTAATTGGCGCTTTTTTTATTCAAAAGAGATAATGTACCTACCCCCTCCTCCAAACAGTTCCTTCTTTTCGGTCATCTAGAATCACCCCTTCATCCTTAAGGTAATCCCTAATTCGGTCAGACTCAGCCCAGTCTTTATTTTGTCGTGCATTTACACGATCAATAATCAATTGTTCGATCTCGGCCTCATTAATTGAATCATTACTAAACCCACTACTTGATTTAAGAAACTCCTCTGCATCTAACTGAAGAATACCTAATATTTCTCCTAGCTCACGAAGTAGTTGCGCCAATTGACCAACAGTCGCCTCTCCACTTGCTTTTGCGCGATTTAATTCTTTAACCAAATCAAACATCACCGCTAAAGCAACAGGCGTATTAAAGTCATCATTCATTGCCTTTTTAAATCTTGCTTTATACTCGTCCGCCAAAGCAAGCTCTGACACCCCACCTTCAAC includes these proteins:
- the folD gene encoding bifunctional methylenetetrahydrofolate dehydrogenase/methenyltetrahydrofolate cyclohydrolase FolD: MSAKLIDGKAIAASVRKKVAIGVQERISKGLRAPGLAVVLVGEDAASQVYVKNKTNACEEVGFESRSYKLESNATQEELEILVDRLNEDREIDGILVQLPLPKHLNADKILEQIRPDKDVDGFHPFNLGKLAQRLPLLRPCTPKGIMTLLESTGEAIRGKDAIIVGASNIVGRPMGLELLLAGCTVTTTHRFTQNLDQKVALADIVVVAVGKPGIVKGEWIKPGAIVIDVGINRLDTGKLVGDIEFDSAKERAGWITPVPGGVGPMTVATLMENTLYAADKLHS